From a region of the Fibrobacter sp. UWB2 genome:
- a CDS encoding FISUMP domain-containing protein, with protein MNKKYALAMATSLLAAESVFAAPSGDKTVVACSFDDMFGNSCYWRCPDMEDTFRTEKKDDRCANVLFRCANYPRSFMRSSVGSSEIWVTPDKYNYYFGKLPQEYDCSISEEERVAQASRPTQPPPPNPYAANKYQNTSTYDESKNLLIDNRDGERYTTVKIGGRVWMAENLKFRLPESYCYENNTQNCESYGRLYTWNAAKKACPDGWSLPMGDDLNYQDFNLNSFRVLDGGYYVDGERYIDLGNRAFFWLGDDKGGDRADAMSFRGQNLETFAFQGRKANGYSVRCIQDWEAACKERLGGVMDDAGRTYRTLKVGDQNWMAEDVILDRLDEMEARNLGRACPRGWHVPEQAEYEQLFSKASEFEIHANDKRKRSGRDTKENPCSLNFDFKRGYWTSSKNGNEMTYVDWKYNAIREKGTPYFKHGDAYTNKLRCVKNSSSYYGSPKPTVTTSQATTAKPATQTKSAANKTILEKFILQGVTFGVGQSKFTRESSDGLNRLASHLRNYNGKTIEIVSHTDNLDRPERSRVLALKRAEEVKSYLVMAGLSGQDIIATGKGGDEPLVPNTTPDNRMKNNRIEVFVYSYDAPAQAAKPQQNNAQAAEPAAKKPCKERDMANNKLGECYSYTEGTKDHRRCMAAYKNLLNLANSKCK; from the coding sequence ATGAATAAAAAGTACGCTCTTGCTATGGCGACTTCTCTTTTGGCTGCGGAATCGGTTTTTGCCGCTCCGTCTGGTGACAAAACTGTGGTCGCGTGTAGCTTTGACGACATGTTCGGCAATTCTTGCTACTGGCGCTGCCCGGATATGGAAGATACGTTTAGAACGGAAAAGAAGGACGATCGTTGCGCCAATGTGCTTTTCAGGTGCGCCAATTATCCGCGTTCTTTTATGCGTTCGTCTGTAGGTAGCAGCGAAATTTGGGTTACACCGGACAAGTACAACTACTATTTTGGCAAGCTTCCGCAGGAATATGACTGCAGTATTTCTGAAGAAGAACGCGTGGCCCAGGCTTCTCGCCCGACACAGCCGCCTCCGCCGAATCCGTATGCCGCAAACAAGTACCAGAACACTTCGACTTACGATGAATCGAAGAACCTTTTGATCGATAACCGCGATGGCGAACGCTATACGACGGTGAAGATCGGTGGCCGCGTATGGATGGCAGAAAACCTGAAGTTCCGTTTGCCGGAAAGCTACTGCTACGAGAACAATACCCAGAACTGCGAAAGCTACGGTAGACTTTATACATGGAATGCCGCCAAGAAGGCTTGCCCGGATGGCTGGAGCCTGCCGATGGGCGATGATCTCAACTACCAGGACTTTAACCTGAACAGCTTTAGAGTGCTTGACGGCGGTTACTATGTCGATGGTGAACGCTATATCGACCTCGGCAACCGTGCATTCTTCTGGCTTGGTGATGATAAGGGCGGTGACCGAGCCGACGCTATGAGCTTTAGAGGCCAGAACCTCGAAACGTTTGCGTTTCAGGGTCGCAAGGCAAATGGTTACTCTGTGCGCTGCATCCAGGATTGGGAAGCTGCTTGTAAGGAACGTCTTGGTGGCGTGATGGACGATGCCGGTAGGACTTACAGAACGCTCAAGGTGGGCGACCAGAATTGGATGGCTGAAGATGTGATTCTCGACCGCCTAGACGAAATGGAAGCTCGAAACCTTGGACGTGCTTGCCCGCGTGGTTGGCATGTGCCGGAACAGGCTGAATATGAACAGCTTTTCTCGAAGGCTTCTGAATTTGAAATCCATGCCAATGACAAGCGCAAGAGAAGCGGTCGCGATACGAAGGAAAATCCGTGCAGCTTGAATTTCGACTTCAAGCGCGGCTACTGGACTTCTTCGAAGAACGGCAACGAAATGACTTATGTGGACTGGAAGTACAATGCCATCCGCGAAAAGGGTACGCCGTATTTCAAGCATGGTGACGCTTATACGAACAAGCTCCGCTGCGTGAAAAATTCGTCCTCTTATTATGGTTCGCCGAAGCCGACGGTTACGACTTCCCAGGCTACAACTGCAAAGCCTGCAACTCAGACGAAGTCTGCCGCAAACAAGACCATCCTCGAAAAGTTCATTTTGCAGGGTGTGACATTTGGCGTGGGTCAGTCCAAGTTTACGCGTGAATCTTCTGACGGCTTGAACAGACTTGCAAGCCATTTGAGAAACTATAACGGTAAGACGATTGAAATTGTCTCCCATACGGATAACCTCGACCGTCCGGAAAGAAGCCGTGTGCTTGCCTTGAAGCGTGCTGAAGAAGTGAAGAGCTACTTGGTGATGGCGGGCCTTTCTGGTCAGGATATCATTGCAACGGGTAAGGGCGGTGACGAACCTCTCGTCCCGAACACGACTCCGGATAACCGCATGAAGAACAACCGCATCGAAGTGTTTGTGTATTCCTATGACGCTCCGGCCCAGGCCGCTAAGCCTCAGCAGAACAATGCCCAGGCTGCCGAACCGGCTGCGAAAAAGCCGTGCAAGGAACGCGACATGGCTAATAACAAACTTGGCGAATGCTACTCCTACACGGAAGGCACGAAGGATCACAGAAGGTGCATGGCAGCGTACAAGAACCTGCTGAACCTCGCCAATTCTAAGTGCAAATAA
- a CDS encoding tetratricopeptide repeat protein has protein sequence MAKVVQITAENFEEEVIKASETRAVAILFSSAEYPDCAPYSQLAGQLSTSMDFTLGVVSCDDRENMRLIQMFRVQSVPEIHVVDKGQIADVIQGVLPEAELKKRLEKFYVSEEARFQTALEDAIAQKNFDQALPMLDEALAKNPNDKKLQLLWAKANLGLGDTAKAKDILSKFVESDDQYREAKSLLELLDFHAEVAKKDVQGKEAIVYHEACKLACEEDFESALQAFLNLYVEAPEWNNGAAKKAMLTLFGVLGPKHELTWKYRAKLNTMMFI, from the coding sequence ATGGCTAAAGTAGTTCAAATTACAGCAGAAAATTTTGAAGAAGAGGTCATCAAGGCCTCCGAAACGCGCGCTGTCGCGATTCTTTTCTCTTCCGCAGAATATCCGGATTGCGCTCCGTACTCCCAGTTGGCAGGCCAGCTTTCCACAAGCATGGACTTTACGCTCGGCGTCGTGAGCTGCGATGACCGCGAAAACATGCGCCTCATCCAGATGTTCCGCGTACAATCTGTCCCCGAGATTCACGTGGTCGATAAAGGCCAGATTGCAGACGTCATCCAGGGCGTGCTCCCCGAAGCAGAACTCAAAAAGCGTCTCGAAAAGTTCTACGTCTCCGAAGAAGCCCGTTTCCAGACCGCTCTCGAAGACGCCATCGCACAAAAGAACTTCGACCAGGCGCTCCCGATGCTCGACGAAGCTCTCGCCAAGAACCCAAACGACAAGAAGCTCCAGCTCCTGTGGGCAAAGGCTAATCTCGGTCTCGGCGATACCGCAAAGGCAAAAGATATCCTCTCCAAGTTTGTCGAAAGCGACGACCAGTACCGCGAAGCCAAATCGCTTTTGGAACTTCTCGACTTCCATGCCGAAGTCGCCAAAAAGGACGTTCAAGGCAAAGAGGCCATCGTTTATCACGAAGCTTGCAAGCTCGCCTGCGAAGAAGATTTCGAAAGCGCACTCCAGGCATTCCTGAACTTGTATGTCGAAGCTCCGGAATGGAACAACGGCGCTGCCAAGAAGGCAATGCTCACGCTCTTCGGCGTTCTCGGCCCCAAGCACGAGCTCACCTGGAAGTACCGAGCAAAGCTCAACACGATGATGTTCATCTAA
- a CDS encoding CIA30 family protein, whose product MKKSYTILAIIAIIVVAIYVMLPKERFAETVFPLGDGAKVSAYDDNADGGTSVVQFKSSDSLASFQCALGMDEKKSAWCGLVFDFDPNGEKKYHNWKNVDTLYLDIDIAGTSEVNVKTWTYDPDVTDLSNPSSFRMLLKEVPVKSGRNQIAIPFEQLYIPDFWYDNLGVKRSRNRPHHESVARVEISAGWNQPRGKNFVVNVREITVSGTSNRAYGIFLFIILGLMIVAIGRSHPVKEYDEKK is encoded by the coding sequence ATGAAAAAATCATATACGATTTTAGCAATCATTGCGATTATTGTTGTTGCCATCTATGTAATGCTTCCGAAAGAGCGATTTGCTGAAACTGTGTTTCCACTAGGGGATGGTGCAAAAGTATCTGCTTACGACGATAATGCAGACGGGGGTACGTCTGTGGTCCAGTTTAAATCTTCGGATTCTCTAGCGTCGTTCCAGTGCGCGTTGGGCATGGACGAAAAGAAATCGGCCTGGTGCGGGCTTGTTTTTGACTTTGACCCGAATGGCGAAAAGAAGTACCACAACTGGAAAAATGTCGATACGCTTTATCTGGATATCGATATTGCGGGGACGAGTGAAGTCAACGTAAAGACGTGGACTTATGACCCGGATGTGACTGATTTGTCGAATCCGAGTTCGTTCAGAATGCTCTTGAAGGAAGTCCCTGTTAAATCGGGACGCAACCAGATTGCCATCCCGTTCGAACAACTTTACATTCCTGATTTCTGGTACGACAATTTGGGCGTGAAGCGTTCCCGTAACCGTCCGCATCACGAAAGTGTTGCACGCGTAGAAATCTCGGCCGGCTGGAACCAACCGCGCGGGAAGAATTTTGTTGTCAATGTCCGTGAAATTACGGTGAGCGGGACGAGCAACAGGGCTTATGGTATATTCCTGTTTATTATTCTTGGACTTATGATCGTGGCGATTGGACGCAGCCACCCAGTGAAGGAGTACGATGAAAAAAAGTAG
- a CDS encoding AI-2E family transporter has translation MQRNWTLDRVMRYVLIAVAVAVSLVVLNYLSGVLFPFFAAFLIAYIMDPLVCRLQIKFRYRVIAVVVVLLGAAVIIGGCMYFFIPKVVHEVQYLGTLISRIFTDSTWSDRIMTFLPADTWASVKTMISWNSIAEAMESLDVWSVVQTVSDRILPGAWDILSKTSTVLMGVSSAAVVFMYLVFIMLDMHKIRKGIRRLIPRRYRREAGEFASSTDKFMGTYFRAQSMVAFTVGVLYAIGFSVMGLPMGMAFGLFSGALNMIPYMQLTTIPLALLLAVVYALDKGMPFWEVAVIILAIYLVVQIIQDFFLVPHIVGKSMNLPPVGILLSLSIWGKLLGFLGLLVAIPFTCICLVYVEKLRTKADQYVEDVGRLAPKA, from the coding sequence ATGCAAAGAAATTGGACGCTTGATAGGGTAATGCGCTATGTGCTGATTGCTGTAGCAGTTGCTGTATCTCTTGTAGTTTTGAATTATTTGAGCGGTGTCTTGTTCCCGTTTTTTGCGGCGTTCTTGATTGCCTATATTATGGACCCGCTTGTCTGTAGATTGCAAATAAAATTCCGCTACCGCGTCATTGCGGTTGTGGTCGTGCTATTAGGTGCCGCTGTGATTATTGGCGGTTGTATGTATTTCTTTATTCCAAAGGTCGTGCACGAAGTCCAGTACTTGGGAACGCTTATTTCGCGAATCTTTACGGACTCGACTTGGAGTGATAGAATCATGACGTTCTTGCCTGCAGATACGTGGGCGTCCGTGAAGACGATGATTTCTTGGAACAGCATTGCAGAAGCGATGGAATCGCTTGATGTGTGGAGCGTTGTCCAGACTGTTTCGGACCGCATTCTTCCTGGCGCTTGGGACATTCTCTCGAAAACGTCGACAGTGTTGATGGGCGTGTCCAGTGCGGCTGTTGTATTCATGTACCTTGTCTTCATTATGCTTGACATGCATAAAATCAGAAAGGGCATCCGCCGTTTAATCCCGAGACGCTACCGCCGCGAAGCGGGTGAATTCGCTAGTTCTACGGACAAATTTATGGGCACGTACTTCCGTGCTCAATCCATGGTCGCCTTTACGGTTGGCGTTTTGTATGCAATCGGCTTTAGCGTGATGGGACTCCCGATGGGCATGGCGTTTGGACTGTTTTCGGGCGCCTTGAACATGATCCCCTATATGCAGTTGACGACGATTCCGTTGGCCCTACTGCTAGCGGTGGTTTACGCTCTAGACAAGGGAATGCCGTTCTGGGAAGTGGCTGTTATCATCCTTGCGATTTACCTTGTTGTGCAGATTATCCAGGACTTCTTCTTGGTGCCGCACATCGTCGGTAAGTCCATGAATTTGCCGCCTGTAGGGATCCTTCTCTCGCTCTCGATTTGGGGCAAGTTGCTCGGCTTCTTGGGACTATTGGTGGCGATTCCCTTTACATGCATTTGCCTTGTCTATGTAGAGAAATTAAGGACTAAAGCCGACCAATACGTGGAAGATGTGGGCAGACTGGCTCCCAAGGCTTGA
- a CDS encoding HU family DNA-binding protein, translating to MNKQDLIEAVLANKEAGIESKAAAARAIDAVLDGIAAGIKKDGNVQLIGFGTFSVKSRAARTGRNPQTGATIKIKASKTVGFKAGAALKETAAKNKPAKK from the coding sequence ATGAACAAACAAGATCTCATTGAAGCCGTGCTCGCTAACAAGGAAGCTGGCATTGAATCCAAGGCTGCTGCTGCTCGCGCAATCGACGCTGTCCTCGACGGTATCGCTGCTGGCATCAAGAAGGACGGCAACGTCCAGCTCATCGGTTTCGGTACTTTCTCTGTGAAGTCCCGTGCTGCACGTACTGGCCGCAACCCGCAGACTGGTGCTACCATCAAGATCAAGGCTTCCAAGACTGTCGGCTTCAAGGCTGGTGCAGCTCTCAAGGAAACCGCTGCTAAGAACAAGCCGGCTAAGAAGTAA
- the carB gene encoding carbamoyl-phosphate synthase large subunit yields MKIEGIDKVLIIGSGPIVIGQACEFDYSGTQACKALREQGYKIVLVNSNPATIMTDPVMADATYIEPLNVARLTQIIEKERPQALLPNLGGQTGLNLASALSKAGVLDKYGVKVIGVNLDAIERGEDREIFKETMQKLGIDTPRSGICHSVEEAEKIVSEIGYPVVVRPAYTMGGAGGGFCYNVEELRTICSNGLELSMTHQCLIEESILGWEELEVEVVRDSKNQMIAICFIENIDPVGVHTGDSFCAAPFLTIDKKLEEELKEKAFKIVESIGVIGGTNVQFAHDPKTGRVVIIEINPRTSRSSALASKATGFPIALISAKLAAGLTLDQIPYWRDGSLEKYTPSGDYVVLKFARWAFEKFRGVDDCLGTQMKAVGEVMAIGKTYKETLQKAIRGLENGRSGLGFAKDFNKKSKEELLEMMKTASSERHFQMYEAIRKGATDEEIFAATYEKAYFVQQMRELVELEEEMLKTPGRLPADELLIKAKKDGFSDKYIAKILGIREKDVRKKRTELGVVEGWCAVPVSGVKDQYYYYSTYNCKDESTASNNPKKIMILGGGPNRIGQGIEFDYCCCHAAMALREMGYETIMVNCNPETVSTDYDTSDKLYFEPVSLEDVLQIYHKEKPAGVIVQFGGQTPLNIARALSDEGVKILGTSIDSIDIAEDRDLFRKMMDQLGIPMPESGMATNIDEALACVKQIGGYPVMIRPSFVLGGRGMEVIYDENMLREYVAKAVGVTPDRPLLIDRFLHNALECEADALSDGEHVYIPSVMEHVELAGVHSGDSACIIPPVTISKENLATIKDYTRKIAEALHVCGLMNMQYAIEDGKVFVLEANPRASRTVPLVSKVCNTQMARLATRLMLGAKLEDLKLKDKKFNHHGAKEAVFPFDKFPKVDPVLGPEMRSTGEVLGLSDDYSLAYYKSQEAAGSFLPNEGAVLISLSDKVNLSEQAIEIGKEFQKLGFKIYATEGTAKFYEAAGVKCEVVNKIAEGRPNVLDIILNKQVNLIINTPWAKRDAIKDESAIRKAAIKYKVPYITTLAGAYNTVKGIAAARNGHGAVKSLQEYHASIEEV; encoded by the coding sequence ATGAAGATTGAAGGCATCGACAAAGTCCTTATCATCGGTTCTGGCCCGATTGTGATCGGTCAGGCTTGCGAATTCGACTATTCCGGCACTCAGGCTTGCAAGGCCCTGCGCGAACAGGGTTACAAGATTGTGCTCGTGAACTCTAACCCGGCTACCATCATGACCGACCCGGTCATGGCCGATGCCACCTACATCGAACCGCTGAACGTCGCCCGCCTCACCCAGATTATCGAAAAGGAACGCCCGCAGGCTCTCCTCCCGAACTTGGGCGGTCAGACCGGCTTGAACCTTGCCTCTGCTTTGAGCAAGGCTGGCGTGCTGGACAAGTACGGCGTGAAGGTCATCGGTGTGAACCTCGACGCTATCGAACGCGGCGAAGACCGTGAAATCTTCAAGGAAACCATGCAGAAGCTCGGCATCGATACTCCGCGCTCTGGCATTTGCCACTCTGTGGAAGAAGCCGAAAAGATCGTGTCCGAAATCGGTTACCCGGTTGTCGTTCGCCCGGCATACACCATGGGTGGTGCAGGCGGCGGTTTCTGCTACAACGTGGAAGAACTCCGCACCATTTGCTCTAACGGTCTTGAACTCTCGATGACGCACCAGTGCCTTATCGAAGAATCCATCCTCGGTTGGGAAGAATTGGAAGTCGAAGTGGTCCGCGATTCCAAGAACCAGATGATCGCCATCTGCTTCATCGAAAACATCGACCCGGTGGGCGTGCATACCGGCGACTCCTTCTGCGCAGCCCCGTTCCTCACCATCGACAAGAAGCTCGAAGAAGAACTGAAGGAAAAGGCCTTCAAGATTGTGGAATCTATCGGCGTGATTGGCGGTACCAACGTGCAGTTCGCTCACGACCCGAAGACGGGCCGCGTGGTGATTATCGAAATCAACCCGCGTACCTCTCGCTCCTCCGCTCTTGCTTCCAAGGCTACCGGCTTCCCGATTGCCCTCATTTCTGCAAAGCTCGCCGCAGGCCTCACCCTCGACCAGATTCCGTACTGGCGCGACGGAAGCCTCGAAAAGTACACCCCGAGCGGTGACTACGTTGTGCTCAAGTTCGCCCGCTGGGCATTCGAAAAGTTCCGCGGCGTCGATGACTGCCTCGGCACCCAGATGAAGGCCGTGGGCGAAGTCATGGCTATCGGCAAGACCTACAAGGAAACCCTCCAGAAGGCTATCCGCGGTCTCGAAAACGGTCGTTCCGGCCTCGGCTTTGCGAAGGACTTCAACAAGAAGAGCAAGGAAGAACTCCTTGAAATGATGAAGACCGCTTCTTCCGAACGCCACTTCCAGATGTACGAAGCCATCCGTAAGGGCGCTACCGACGAAGAAATCTTCGCCGCCACTTACGAAAAGGCTTACTTCGTGCAGCAGATGCGCGAACTCGTGGAACTCGAAGAAGAAATGCTCAAGACTCCGGGCCGCCTCCCGGCTGATGAACTCCTCATCAAGGCCAAGAAGGACGGCTTCAGCGATAAGTATATCGCCAAGATCCTCGGCATCCGCGAAAAGGACGTGCGCAAGAAGCGTACGGAACTCGGCGTGGTCGAAGGCTGGTGTGCCGTGCCGGTGAGCGGCGTGAAGGACCAGTACTACTACTACAGCACCTACAACTGCAAGGACGAATCTACCGCTTCCAACAACCCGAAGAAGATCATGATTCTCGGCGGTGGCCCGAACAGAATCGGCCAGGGTATCGAATTCGACTACTGCTGCTGCCACGCTGCAATGGCTCTTCGCGAGATGGGTTACGAAACCATCATGGTGAACTGCAACCCCGAAACGGTTTCTACCGACTACGATACTTCCGACAAGCTCTATTTCGAACCGGTCAGCCTCGAAGACGTTCTCCAGATTTACCACAAGGAAAAGCCGGCTGGCGTGATCGTGCAGTTCGGTGGCCAGACCCCGCTGAACATCGCCCGCGCATTGAGCGACGAAGGCGTCAAGATTCTCGGTACGAGCATCGACTCCATCGACATCGCTGAAGACCGCGACCTGTTCCGCAAGATGATGGATCAGCTCGGCATCCCGATGCCGGAAAGCGGCATGGCCACGAACATCGACGAAGCCCTTGCCTGCGTCAAGCAGATCGGTGGCTACCCGGTGATGATCCGCCCGAGCTTCGTGCTCGGCGGCCGCGGCATGGAAGTCATCTACGACGAGAACATGCTCCGCGAATACGTGGCGAAGGCCGTGGGCGTGACTCCGGATCGTCCGCTCCTCATCGACCGCTTCCTCCACAACGCTCTCGAATGCGAAGCCGATGCCCTCTCTGACGGCGAACACGTTTACATCCCGTCCGTGATGGAACACGTGGAACTTGCCGGTGTCCACTCCGGTGACTCCGCCTGCATCATCCCGCCGGTGACCATCTCTAAGGAAAACTTGGCAACCATCAAGGATTACACCAGGAAGATTGCTGAAGCCCTCCACGTTTGCGGCCTCATGAACATGCAGTACGCCATCGAAGACGGCAAGGTGTTCGTCCTCGAAGCGAACCCGCGTGCCTCCCGCACGGTGCCTCTGGTCTCCAAGGTTTGCAACACCCAGATGGCCCGCCTCGCAACCCGCCTGATGCTTGGTGCCAAGCTCGAAGACCTGAAGCTCAAGGACAAGAAGTTCAACCACCACGGCGCCAAGGAAGCTGTGTTCCCCTTCGATAAGTTCCCGAAGGTGGACCCGGTTCTCGGCCCCGAAATGCGCTCCACCGGCGAAGTCCTCGGCCTCTCCGACGACTACTCCCTCGCTTACTACAAGAGCCAGGAAGCCGCAGGTTCCTTCCTCCCGAACGAAGGTGCCGTGCTGATTAGCCTCTCCGACAAGGTGAACCTCTCCGAACAGGCAATTGAAATCGGTAAGGAATTCCAGAAGCTCGGCTTCAAGATTTACGCTACCGAAGGTACCGCTAAGTTCTACGAAGCCGCCGGTGTCAAGTGCGAAGTGGTGAACAAGATTGCTGAAGGCCGCCCGAACGTTCTCGATATCATCCTGAACAAGCAGGTGAACCTCATCATCAACACGCCGTGGGCAAAGCGCGACGCCATCAAGGACGAAAGCGCTATCCGCAAGGCCGCCATCAAGTACAAGGTTCCGTACATCACGACGCTCGCCGGTGCCTACAACACCGTGAAGGGCATTGCGGCAGCTCGTAATGGTCATGGTGCTGTTAAATCTCTTCAGGAATATCACGCAAGCATCGAAGAGGTGTAA
- a CDS encoding AAA family ATPase has protein sequence MRENYFGRVLNSLNTECTRKNFELDFVTLKSYEYWIRMMRICKSYPDADDCIAIISKERASRVLKDLSEHFEKLNAEEDSLPINAKKRFIKESNGNYAGKRLRCNEESEEMSVAYQRRQMAVVRFNDVIDRSCSVREITDFVRNYLCGEGIFDQQSQKVFYDSIVRELLGFLEENKDVHDAYYKRLEIVQKSFNLTDDEMEIMMFSWIFFNKEQCSSLLEIIGSRRFRGAVLPDIFPQLYPDVDFENAVSNKGTLKQMGILDEDLDISKRIGTFLDGHSGNDLDSLYFRVYEGDSVPFKKLCNNNPKVELAFNMIKHAKVGEGLNLFFYGVEGTGKTELAKAIAKKLNRPLVLTNISIVGEHRESKENSVVRSRMGSILYAATKFQKKKAILLVDESDVILNCCEKGSLNFFLEQIKVPVIWISNTTRWIENSTLRRFNYSIHFDRPDAEKRLQVWESVVSEHSASSIIPQEVVKRFSEELQITAGGITQAIVGAKKLMESGCKIDPIKAIRTIAEAQSELLDLDMVYANRDKESRSPTYLLDALNIDVDMKNVLKVMSAFDEKWKQMQDGDRPDSLNMLLYGAPGTGKTEFAKHIARTLGRKLIIKRTSDLLNSYVGETEKAIRKMFKEAEESKAILFLDEADSLIRDRSGASHNWEVTQVNEMLTQMENFKGIFIAATNFEGELDTASRRRFALKVKFGYLKSEGIESLWHGFFPNVQMPEAVKNLRMLTPGDFNAVYSTLRFYDASELTADRIMNALKSEIAYKDSREGRTMGL, from the coding sequence ATGAGAGAAAATTACTTCGGTCGCGTTTTAAATTCCCTGAATACTGAGTGCACCCGCAAAAACTTTGAGCTCGATTTCGTAACGCTCAAGAGCTATGAATACTGGATTCGCATGATGCGGATTTGCAAGAGCTACCCCGATGCCGACGACTGCATCGCCATCATCTCCAAAGAACGTGCCTCCCGCGTGCTAAAAGACCTCTCTGAACATTTCGAAAAGCTCAACGCCGAAGAAGACAGCCTCCCGATTAACGCCAAGAAGCGCTTCATCAAGGAATCGAACGGCAATTATGCCGGCAAGAGACTCCGCTGCAACGAAGAGAGCGAAGAAATGAGCGTCGCCTACCAGCGCCGCCAAATGGCTGTCGTACGATTCAACGACGTCATTGACCGTTCCTGCTCCGTCCGCGAAATCACGGATTTCGTGCGCAATTACCTGTGCGGCGAAGGCATTTTTGACCAGCAATCGCAAAAGGTTTTCTACGATAGCATCGTCCGTGAACTGCTCGGCTTTCTGGAAGAGAACAAAGACGTGCACGACGCGTATTACAAGCGCCTTGAAATCGTGCAGAAGTCGTTCAACCTGACCGACGACGAAATGGAAATCATGATGTTCTCGTGGATTTTCTTCAACAAGGAACAATGCAGTTCGCTTTTGGAGATAATCGGTTCCCGCAGGTTCAGGGGAGCTGTGCTTCCGGACATTTTCCCTCAGCTTTATCCAGACGTTGATTTCGAAAACGCAGTCTCGAACAAGGGGACGCTCAAGCAGATGGGCATCCTTGACGAAGACCTCGACATTTCCAAGCGCATCGGCACGTTCCTCGATGGTCATTCCGGCAACGATCTGGACAGCCTCTATTTTAGAGTCTATGAAGGCGATTCCGTCCCGTTCAAGAAACTCTGCAACAATAACCCGAAAGTGGAATTGGCTTTCAACATGATCAAGCACGCCAAAGTCGGCGAAGGCTTGAACCTTTTCTTCTACGGTGTCGAAGGTACCGGCAAAACAGAACTCGCCAAAGCGATTGCAAAAAAGCTCAACCGCCCGCTCGTGCTCACAAACATCAGCATTGTCGGTGAACACCGCGAAAGCAAGGAAAACTCTGTCGTCCGCAGCCGCATGGGGAGCATCCTTTATGCAGCCACAAAATTCCAGAAAAAGAAGGCGATTCTCCTCGTGGATGAATCCGATGTCATTCTCAACTGTTGCGAAAAAGGCTCTCTGAATTTCTTCCTCGAACAGATCAAGGTTCCCGTCATCTGGATTTCGAATACCACGCGCTGGATTGAAAACAGCACGCTCCGCCGTTTCAATTACTCCATCCATTTCGACCGCCCCGATGCCGAAAAGCGTTTGCAAGTCTGGGAATCCGTTGTCAGCGAACACAGCGCATCATCCATTATCCCGCAAGAAGTCGTGAAGCGATTCTCCGAAGAATTGCAAATTACCGCAGGCGGCATCACGCAAGCTATCGTCGGCGCCAAAAAGCTCATGGAGTCCGGTTGCAAAATCGACCCCATCAAGGCCATCCGCACTATCGCCGAAGCGCAATCGGAACTTTTGGACTTGGACATGGTTTATGCCAACCGCGACAAGGAAAGCCGTTCGCCCACATACCTGCTCGACGCGTTGAACATCGATGTTGACATGAAAAACGTGCTAAAAGTCATGAGCGCGTTTGACGAAAAGTGGAAACAGATGCAAGACGGAGACCGCCCGGATAGCCTCAACATGCTCCTCTACGGCGCCCCCGGCACCGGCAAGACGGAATTCGCCAAGCACATCGCACGCACGCTCGGCCGCAAGCTCATCATCAAACGCACAAGCGACTTGCTGAACAGCTACGTCGGTGAAACAGAAAAGGCCATCCGCAAGATGTTCAAGGAAGCCGAAGAGTCTAAGGCCATTCTCTTCCTCGATGAAGCCGACAGTCTGATCCGTGACCGTAGCGGAGCATCGCACAACTGGGAAGTGACCCAGGTGAACGAAATGCTCACGCAGATGGAAAACTTCAAGGGCATCTTCATTGCAGCCACCAACTTCGAAGGCGAACTCGACACAGCATCGCGCAGACGCTTTGCGCTCAAAGTCAAATTCGGTTATCTCAAGTCCGAAGGCATCGAATCGCTGTGGCACGGATTCTTCCCGAACGTGCAAATGCCCGAAGCCGTGAAGAACCTCCGCATGCTCACCCCGGGCGACTTCAACGCTGTCTACAGCACGCTCCGATTCTACGACGCAAGCGAACTCACCGCCGACCGCATCATGAACGCACTCAAGTCCGAAATCGCCTACAAGGATAGCCGCGAAGGAAGAACGATGGGACTGTAG